The following proteins are encoded in a genomic region of Thermococcus pacificus:
- a CDS encoding DUF356 domain-containing protein gives MRNTIVLVRTDSFQKASIALADLVRYGGMKIRGDPRIIPPALSDWAFEQISGEKPRRKFRAHVVAQIDLPPAKAIGRLMDIHPPAHVLVIPPDTEVWEELMRLWKTFEKLKGFHPPKRTKAEELKRKREKKTDGEWELEEF, from the coding sequence ATGAGAAACACGATCGTTTTGGTGAGAACCGACAGCTTTCAGAAGGCCAGCATTGCCCTGGCAGACCTCGTCCGCTACGGCGGCATGAAGATCCGCGGTGACCCACGGATAATTCCACCGGCCCTTTCGGACTGGGCCTTTGAGCAGATAAGCGGTGAGAAGCCCAGGAGGAAGTTCAGGGCACACGTCGTTGCCCAGATAGACCTCCCGCCCGCCAAGGCGATAGGAAGGCTGATGGACATACATCCGCCGGCCCACGTTCTTGTAATTCCTCCCGATACTGAAGTCTGGGAAGAGCTGATGCGCCTCTGGAAGACGTTCGAGAAGCTTAAGGGCTTCCACCCGCCAAAGAGGACGAAGGCGGAGGAGCTCAAGCGGAAACGGGAGAAAAAGACAGACGGGGAGTGGGAGTTAGAGGAGTTTTAA
- a CDS encoding DUF2357 domain-containing protein encodes MECIDGTPLDGWRIFSAKAGCRAFKGKDKLYLIEWTDYYVEGTNNSLKTVLINGKPARRLKNGLFVVSFGNFVGLSELVLLFESGKTTKVPVEVLSLKVSRMYPELFSSFSGHWIERLSRLQNAFVETLTGEILQYSSAIPFHLESPTGFSTLESDEPINELFAYRFLRSNGERIIEAFETVLRRMKRKLVVEEELLRPDEVDEITPEALLSIVQHPEYLAPAGEGVLIADYLNGYAPTKVLGYMKYESFDTLENRFAKYFLNLLIEWSERVIETLGEKKANLGPIKELRGELEFIGSDGVWDDVGGMTLFHYTSQTLLKGDGYRDLLELYREFTARVPFFEELQRATDNKDIAKLYEYWAFFGLVEELGEILGKKELKVRILPSGELSERGDVYAEFDNGWRLYYNKPLSPTRWSYSVSLRPDFSLFNGNPSKKSTELIGVFDAKFKLDVVDKPKKIEEFDEETETAEKTGNYETWAKLEDVYKMHTYRDALGCRFAVVVYPGERSVFFDMNRGKVGGFALEEVLTGELNGVGYLRLVPEVKK; translated from the coding sequence ATGGAGTGTATTGATGGAACGCCGCTCGATGGTTGGAGAATATTCTCCGCTAAAGCGGGCTGTCGAGCATTTAAAGGAAAAGATAAGCTCTATCTAATTGAATGGACGGACTATTATGTCGAAGGCACGAATAACAGTCTCAAAACGGTTTTAATCAACGGCAAACCCGCGAGAAGACTCAAAAACGGGCTCTTTGTTGTATCCTTCGGAAATTTCGTTGGCCTTTCTGAGCTGGTTCTTCTGTTTGAAAGCGGCAAAACAACAAAAGTTCCCGTTGAGGTTCTTTCACTCAAAGTTTCAAGGATGTACCCAGAGCTTTTCTCCTCTTTTAGTGGACACTGGATTGAAAGACTCTCACGCCTCCAGAACGCCTTTGTGGAGACATTAACCGGTGAAATTCTTCAATATTCAAGTGCAATCCCCTTCCACTTAGAGTCTCCTACTGGATTCTCGACCCTAGAGAGCGACGAGCCAATTAACGAGCTCTTCGCCTACCGCTTCCTCCGCTCGAACGGTGAAAGAATCATCGAGGCCTTTGAGACTGTACTCCGCAGAATGAAAAGGAAGCTCGTGGTTGAAGAAGAATTGCTGAGGCCCGACGAGGTGGATGAGATAACTCCAGAAGCCCTTCTCTCAATCGTTCAGCACCCAGAATATCTGGCTCCTGCGGGAGAGGGCGTTCTGATAGCGGACTACCTGAACGGATATGCCCCAACCAAGGTCTTGGGGTATATGAAGTACGAAAGCTTCGACACTCTAGAGAACCGCTTTGCCAAGTATTTTCTCAACCTGCTCATTGAGTGGAGCGAGAGGGTTATAGAAACCCTCGGTGAAAAGAAGGCAAATCTGGGGCCGATTAAAGAACTCCGCGGAGAGCTTGAGTTTATAGGAAGTGATGGAGTCTGGGACGACGTTGGTGGGATGACGCTCTTCCATTACACTTCCCAGACGCTTTTGAAAGGTGACGGCTACCGCGACCTTCTGGAGCTTTACAGGGAATTCACAGCCCGTGTGCCGTTCTTCGAGGAGTTGCAGAGGGCAACAGACAACAAGGACATCGCCAAGCTCTACGAGTACTGGGCCTTCTTCGGGCTTGTAGAAGAACTTGGAGAGATTCTTGGAAAGAAAGAGCTCAAAGTCCGCATACTTCCTTCAGGTGAGCTTTCCGAGAGGGGAGACGTTTACGCTGAATTCGACAACGGCTGGAGGCTTTACTACAACAAGCCGCTCTCCCCTACTAGGTGGAGCTATTCCGTTTCGCTCAGACCGGATTTTTCGCTCTTTAACGGAAACCCCTCAAAGAAAAGCACGGAGCTCATCGGGGTCTTCGACGCGAAGTTCAAGCTCGACGTGGTGGATAAGCCAAAGAAGATAGAAGAATTCGATGAGGAAACTGAAACCGCAGAAAAAACGGGGAATTACGAGACATGGGCAAAGCTGGAGGACGTTTACAAGATGCACACTTACCGGGACGCTTTGGGATGTAGGTTTGCGGTCGTGGTTTATCCTGGAGAGAGGAGTGTGTTTTTTGACATGAACCGGGGCAAGGTCGGAGGATTTGCTCTGGAGGAAGTTTTGACCGGGGAACTGAACGGCGTTGGTTATTTGAGGCTTGTTCCGGAGGTGAAAAAATGA
- a CDS encoding DUF505 family protein, translating to MYLKKRHIEILREMKKTESQAEIETKLPEEFQIRAIELYILGFAELEGGKIKLTEAGRKLLEISDSLNLAELPDVIADTEIMKMLELLEETGKISESWLEKLKERKLADENGLTEFGKALLQIYRETHPVVYLTPEIASFLRGMPKLGTLDELVTFKNSRLYGDNIVNALQAMRLLLISPPTEKGRAFTTTPAAKLALRALNMIPVFARAIVLRKEDFEALKAGKTNAELESMGLSDERGATEFGKAMMETYEAMGRVEEKVLPIYLLEDELNVLKAIQEIEKKYETNPDILPTEKEIAKRVDVEDLGAVLHLLESKELIERRLVKNKDTYWLTEWGKEAITFGTVSPDAMKAVTYAESGDVPIAEWVIKAQEEGVVKAGITDKGRFYLKLSREIRRKPYLTRYDAAILAKLPKKKYIHRNELIELVQNYVGGDEKEIVRAIGEAEAKGFVVELQNEMVKLTELGEKVKTALENAKLQEIVKVKFSVTPTLYNVLKVIYDNLETFNRIWKEKGEARGYKMEEVDVIRKHLSLSDDEIKKALTMLRELGFLGSKSLTEAGKTLVEAYMAI from the coding sequence ATGTACCTGAAGAAGAGGCACATCGAGATACTCAGGGAAATGAAGAAGACCGAGAGCCAGGCCGAGATTGAGACCAAACTGCCGGAGGAGTTCCAGATAAGGGCTATAGAGCTCTACATCCTCGGCTTTGCCGAGCTTGAAGGAGGAAAGATCAAGCTAACGGAGGCGGGAAGAAAGCTCCTCGAGATAAGCGACTCGCTCAACCTCGCGGAACTGCCGGACGTTATAGCGGACACCGAGATTATGAAGATGCTCGAGCTCCTTGAGGAAACGGGGAAAATCTCTGAAAGCTGGCTTGAAAAGCTCAAGGAGAGGAAGCTGGCCGATGAGAACGGCCTCACCGAGTTTGGAAAGGCACTTCTCCAGATCTATCGCGAGACTCATCCAGTTGTTTACCTGACCCCGGAGATAGCGTCGTTCCTGAGGGGAATGCCCAAGCTCGGAACGCTCGACGAGCTGGTGACCTTCAAGAACTCAAGGCTCTACGGCGACAACATCGTCAACGCTCTCCAGGCCATGCGTTTGCTCTTGATATCACCGCCGACGGAGAAGGGAAGGGCTTTCACCACCACTCCAGCGGCGAAGCTTGCACTGAGGGCCCTGAACATGATTCCGGTCTTTGCAAGGGCCATAGTCCTGAGGAAGGAGGACTTCGAGGCCCTTAAAGCGGGCAAGACCAACGCCGAGCTTGAGAGCATGGGACTCAGCGACGAGAGGGGAGCCACTGAGTTTGGAAAGGCCATGATGGAAACCTACGAGGCGATGGGAAGGGTTGAAGAGAAGGTTCTCCCGATTTATCTGCTCGAAGACGAGCTGAATGTCCTCAAGGCGATTCAGGAGATCGAGAAGAAGTACGAGACGAACCCTGATATACTCCCGACCGAGAAGGAAATCGCCAAGAGAGTTGATGTTGAAGACCTTGGAGCGGTGCTCCACCTCCTCGAGAGCAAGGAGCTAATCGAGAGAAGGCTCGTCAAGAACAAGGACACCTACTGGCTCACCGAGTGGGGTAAGGAAGCGATAACTTTCGGAACGGTCAGTCCAGACGCCATGAAGGCCGTAACCTACGCGGAGAGCGGTGACGTGCCCATAGCCGAGTGGGTAATAAAGGCCCAGGAAGAGGGAGTCGTCAAGGCGGGCATTACCGACAAGGGACGCTTCTACCTCAAGCTCAGCAGAGAGATAAGGAGGAAGCCCTACCTCACGCGCTACGATGCCGCGATACTCGCGAAACTGCCGAAAAAGAAATACATACACAGGAACGAACTTATTGAGCTCGTCCAGAACTACGTAGGCGGCGACGAGAAGGAGATAGTGAGGGCAATCGGTGAAGCGGAGGCGAAGGGCTTCGTCGTTGAGCTCCAGAACGAAATGGTTAAGCTAACCGAGCTCGGAGAAAAGGTCAAGACGGCACTTGAGAACGCGAAGCTCCAGGAGATCGTAAAGGTCAAGTTCAGCGTCACGCCGACGCTCTACAACGTGCTCAAGGTCATCTACGACAACCTCGAGACATTCAACAGGATCTGGAAGGAGAAGGGAGAGGCAAGAGGCTACAAGATGGAAGAGGTCGACGTCATCAGGAAGCACCTCAGCCTGAGCGACGACGAGATAAAGAAGGCCTTAACGATGCTCCGCGAGCTTGGCTTCCTTGGAAGCAAGAGCCTGACCGAGGCCGGAAAGACTTTGGTGGAGGCGTATATGGCTATCTGA
- a CDS encoding GNAT family N-acetyltransferase, producing the protein MTEVKVEKLKEFNQEILERLIEIYMRGYEGMREYGGEGESYAKRYLRWCWGKAKDGFFVAKVGDEIAGFIVCDNDWYSKYEGRTVGAIHEFVVDKKFQGHGIGHKLMEKCLDYLSKYNNRIELWVGEKNEGAMRFYEGYGFRKVGQSGIWVRMVKDVRKDDKGSGRD; encoded by the coding sequence ATGACGGAGGTAAAAGTGGAAAAGCTCAAGGAGTTCAATCAGGAGATCCTCGAGCGGCTGATAGAGATTTACATGCGCGGCTACGAGGGAATGCGCGAGTACGGCGGCGAGGGCGAGAGCTACGCGAAGCGCTATCTTAGGTGGTGCTGGGGAAAGGCCAAGGACGGCTTCTTCGTGGCGAAGGTCGGCGACGAGATAGCGGGCTTCATAGTCTGCGACAACGACTGGTACAGCAAGTACGAGGGCAGAACGGTTGGAGCCATTCACGAGTTCGTGGTGGACAAGAAGTTCCAGGGGCACGGGATAGGTCACAAACTCATGGAGAAGTGCCTTGATTACCTGAGTAAATACAATAACAGGATAGAACTCTGGGTCGGTGAGAAGAACGAGGGGGCGATGAGGTTCTACGAGGGCTACGGCTTCAGAAAGGTGGGCCAGAGCGGGATATGGGTGCGGATGGTAAAAGACGTACGAAAGGATGATAAGGGATCTGGAAGAGATTAA
- a CDS encoding multiprotein bridging factor aMBF1 → MGKAKPKYCEICGAPIRGPGHRIRLEGAEVLVCDRCYEKYGGKKPGTFSIMPTGRQPARRTYSQPSRPKPAPKPRTERPLVTEEIVEDYAERVYQAIQRSKKSYQELAQEIGLSMNDLRAIAHGHREPTIKEAKKLERYFKIKLIESGGEELLEKKTIPRDYEPTLGDIANIRIKKRKK, encoded by the coding sequence ATGGGGAAGGCCAAGCCTAAATATTGCGAGATATGCGGCGCACCGATAAGGGGACCCGGTCACAGGATAAGGCTCGAGGGTGCCGAGGTTCTCGTCTGCGACCGCTGTTACGAGAAGTACGGAGGCAAAAAGCCCGGCACGTTCAGCATAATGCCAACGGGGAGGCAGCCGGCCAGGAGGACTTACTCGCAGCCATCACGGCCGAAGCCTGCTCCGAAGCCTAGAACCGAGAGGCCACTCGTCACCGAGGAAATAGTGGAGGACTACGCTGAGAGGGTTTATCAGGCCATACAGCGCTCGAAGAAGAGCTACCAGGAGCTGGCCCAGGAGATAGGGCTTTCCATGAATGACCTCCGCGCCATAGCCCACGGCCACCGCGAGCCGACCATCAAGGAGGCTAAGAAGCTTGAGAGGTACTTCAAGATAAAGCTCATTGAGAGCGGTGGGGAGGAGCTCTTGGAAAAGAAGACCATCCCAAGGGACTACGAGCCAACCTTGGGGGACATCGCCAACATAAGGATCAAGAAGCGGAAGAAGTGA
- a CDS encoding McrB family protein → MIEKAELRELIREYCHTELNKAEEWADKNIQEFRTTLNEIKNTGNYELLKDALRYLHSGRNALRFHIKTSSDLKNIWEKFLKEIIETNPEKILEDIDERFERWSQIKGVGKGLVSEAIAFYYPNHFVPWNNTVDWYFQELGWGKPTKYSEVLSRLRELKRLFKEECAYQDINFVIVDHFGWWLKNRKDNSSNGKTHVYMEITKTPGKIYTENHVGRFLWSPADEKYWNGRYGKMGLLKVGDIILHDVHGKIIGYSVVAEPLKELTKEEVMNLFEKTGIWNEKYREFAESWFKKSQNGKFYVVELSGFKKLDRPVGYTKVEGLPDPWELQGVYLIDISPKVLEKLGIAQEGVDTMVIKLDEYFTSKGYLYPSYLIAQFYTALKTKGFVILSGLTGTGKTKIAQELAELLDDSGKNFLFLSVRPDWRDSKALLGYYNPLNGKYHKTKLLEFILEAKRDYEQNRGDAKPYFVLLDEMNLAHVEYYFADFLSVLESGRDEDGFTREPLKLHGVDKVEEEGIPKEIYLPPNLYIIGTVNMDETTYAFSPKVLDRAFVVEFHDVDLEGYPPETDEPTLEAIESLRRTILKDLKGPNGKFLSRSKDELNEAVREFKGKHLDYREILITLNKALEPYDMHFGYRVVDEIALFFKSTKESEEAGIVEFENDDEIFDLALLMKVLPKFHGNRKKLEKPLKEALKLCLAKDSGLKVNELRSADIVEILGDWENQKTNFRFKHTARKVLRMLRQLYEIGFASFS, encoded by the coding sequence ATGATTGAGAAAGCTGAGCTTAGAGAATTAATTAGGGAGTATTGTCATACCGAACTCAACAAGGCGGAGGAATGGGCTGACAAGAATATCCAAGAGTTCAGGACAACCCTCAATGAAATTAAGAATACAGGCAATTATGAGCTTCTGAAAGATGCCCTCCGTTATCTGCATTCTGGTAGAAATGCACTTAGGTTCCACATCAAAACTTCATCTGATTTGAAGAACATCTGGGAAAAGTTCCTTAAGGAGATTATTGAAACAAATCCAGAAAAAATTTTAGAAGACATTGATGAACGCTTTGAGAGATGGAGCCAAATAAAAGGAGTAGGAAAAGGGCTTGTATCTGAGGCCATAGCTTTTTATTATCCAAATCACTTTGTCCCGTGGAACAATACTGTTGACTGGTACTTCCAGGAACTAGGATGGGGAAAGCCAACTAAATATTCAGAAGTTCTCTCCCGGCTTAGAGAATTAAAAAGGTTATTCAAGGAAGAATGCGCTTATCAGGATATTAACTTTGTTATTGTAGATCACTTTGGCTGGTGGCTCAAGAATAGAAAAGACAACAGCAGTAATGGGAAAACCCATGTCTACATGGAAATAACAAAAACCCCTGGCAAAATCTACACGGAGAACCATGTTGGCCGTTTTCTCTGGTCCCCTGCAGATGAAAAATATTGGAATGGTCGCTACGGGAAAATGGGTCTCTTAAAGGTGGGTGATATAATTCTCCATGATGTTCATGGCAAGATTATCGGATATTCAGTCGTAGCAGAGCCCCTTAAAGAGCTAACAAAAGAGGAAGTTATGAACCTCTTTGAAAAAACGGGGATTTGGAATGAAAAGTACAGGGAATTTGCAGAAAGTTGGTTCAAAAAGTCCCAAAATGGGAAGTTTTATGTTGTTGAACTTAGCGGCTTTAAGAAACTAGATAGGCCTGTTGGATACACCAAAGTCGAAGGTTTGCCAGATCCATGGGAACTTCAGGGAGTGTATCTGATCGATATATCCCCCAAAGTCCTGGAGAAGCTGGGGATAGCCCAGGAAGGTGTTGATACAATGGTCATTAAGTTGGATGAGTATTTTACCTCAAAAGGCTATCTCTACCCCTCATACCTAATCGCCCAGTTCTACACCGCTCTCAAGACCAAGGGCTTCGTTATCCTCTCTGGCCTCACGGGGACTGGAAAGACAAAGATCGCCCAGGAACTCGCGGAACTGCTGGATGATTCCGGGAAAAACTTCCTCTTCCTATCTGTCCGCCCGGACTGGCGCGATTCCAAAGCTCTACTTGGCTATTACAATCCGCTGAATGGAAAGTACCACAAAACAAAACTTCTTGAGTTCATATTGGAAGCCAAGAGGGACTACGAGCAAAACCGGGGGGATGCAAAGCCCTATTTCGTTCTCCTCGATGAGATGAACTTGGCCCACGTCGAGTACTACTTTGCCGACTTCCTGAGCGTCCTTGAAAGCGGCAGGGACGAAGATGGATTCACGAGAGAACCGCTTAAGCTTCATGGTGTGGACAAGGTTGAGGAAGAAGGGATTCCCAAAGAAATCTATCTTCCGCCGAACCTCTACATCATTGGGACGGTCAACATGGACGAAACCACTTACGCCTTCAGCCCGAAAGTCCTTGACAGGGCTTTTGTCGTGGAGTTCCATGACGTTGATCTTGAAGGCTATCCTCCAGAAACCGATGAACCCACCCTGGAGGCCATAGAAAGCCTTAGACGCACGATCCTTAAAGACTTAAAAGGACCTAACGGAAAGTTCCTCTCCCGCTCAAAGGACGAGCTAAACGAAGCTGTAAGGGAATTCAAGGGCAAGCATTTGGACTACCGGGAGATTCTAATAACCCTCAACAAAGCCCTCGAACCCTACGACATGCACTTCGGCTACCGTGTCGTTGACGAGATTGCCCTCTTCTTCAAGAGCACAAAGGAAAGTGAGGAGGCCGGCATTGTTGAATTCGAGAACGATGATGAGATCTTTGACCTTGCTCTCCTGATGAAAGTCCTGCCCAAGTTCCACGGCAACAGGAAGAAGCTTGAAAAGCCCCTCAAGGAGGCATTAAAGCTCTGCCTCGCGAAGGACTCAGGCCTTAAAGTTAACGAGCTTAGAAGTGCGGATATCGTCGAAATACTGGGAGACTGGGAAAACCAGAAAACAAACTTCCGCTTCAAGCACACTGCCAGGAAAGTTCTCCGCATGCTCAGGCAACTCTATGAAATAGGCTTCGCGAGCTTCAGTTAA
- a CDS encoding TATA-box-binding protein — protein MVDMSNVKLRIENIVASVDLFAQLNLEKVIEICPNSKYNPEEFPGIICRFEEPKVALLIFSSGKLVVTGAKSVEDIERAVNKLIQMLKKIGAKFARAPQIDIQNMVFSGDIGMEFNLDAVALSLPNCEYEPEQFPGVIYRVKEPRAVILLFSSGKIVCSGAKSEHDAWEAVRKLLRELEKYGLIEEEDEW, from the coding sequence TTGGTGGACATGAGCAATGTAAAGCTCAGGATTGAAAATATAGTCGCTTCTGTTGATTTGTTCGCCCAGCTCAACCTTGAGAAGGTCATTGAAATCTGCCCGAACTCTAAGTACAACCCGGAAGAGTTTCCAGGCATCATATGCCGCTTCGAGGAGCCGAAGGTTGCTCTTCTGATATTCAGCTCCGGAAAGCTGGTCGTCACCGGAGCCAAGAGCGTCGAGGACATCGAGAGGGCCGTCAACAAGCTCATCCAGATGCTCAAGAAGATAGGCGCCAAGTTCGCCCGCGCCCCGCAGATAGACATCCAGAACATGGTCTTCAGCGGAGACATAGGCATGGAGTTCAACCTCGACGCGGTTGCCCTAAGCCTGCCCAACTGTGAGTACGAGCCGGAGCAGTTCCCAGGCGTCATCTACCGCGTCAAGGAGCCGAGGGCCGTGATACTGCTCTTCTCCTCCGGAAAGATAGTCTGCTCGGGTGCAAAAAGCGAGCACGACGCGTGGGAAGCCGTCAGAAAGCTCCTCCGCGAGCTGGAGAAGTACGGCCTCATTGAGGAAGAGGACGAATGGTGA
- a CDS encoding thiolase domain-containing protein — MEKPVIIGVGMVPVGEHWRVSLRDMAVEALLNAMEDAGIDKVDSLYVGNMASGSFIEQENLGALIADWAGLGNIPAVKVEAACGSGGAAVQEGAKAVMSGLEDVVAVVGVEKMTDAWPSDATRFLGYAADAEWELFHGASFVALNALIMRLYMKTYGYTEEDLAHFAVNAHRNGAKNPYAMFKKEIKLETVLNSPYVADPIKLFDAAPMCDGAAAVIITSKEKAKELGVPKEGMVELAGFWRAIDTINLANREDFLTLKAAKVAAEKAYKMAGVTAKDIDFFEVHDAFTVMAALSLEALGVAEKGKGAMLAKEGQIAIDGDYPIQTMGGLKARGHPVGATGVYQTVEAVLQLRGEAPEGIQVPDAEVGLTQNIGGTGSNITVNILRRV, encoded by the coding sequence ATGGAGAAACCCGTCATTATTGGAGTTGGTATGGTTCCGGTTGGCGAGCACTGGAGGGTGTCATTGAGGGACATGGCCGTTGAGGCCCTGCTTAATGCAATGGAAGATGCTGGAATAGACAAGGTGGATTCCCTCTACGTCGGAAACATGGCCTCCGGTTCCTTCATCGAGCAGGAGAACCTTGGAGCGTTAATAGCTGACTGGGCTGGCTTAGGGAACATTCCGGCAGTTAAGGTTGAGGCGGCCTGTGGTAGCGGCGGTGCGGCAGTCCAGGAGGGAGCGAAGGCCGTCATGTCGGGCCTTGAGGACGTTGTGGCAGTTGTCGGTGTCGAGAAGATGACCGACGCATGGCCGAGCGACGCGACACGTTTCCTCGGCTACGCCGCCGATGCCGAATGGGAGCTCTTCCATGGGGCGAGCTTCGTCGCCCTTAACGCGCTCATCATGAGGCTCTATATGAAGACCTACGGCTACACCGAGGAGGACCTGGCACATTTCGCGGTCAACGCCCACAGAAACGGTGCCAAGAACCCATACGCGATGTTCAAGAAGGAGATAAAGCTTGAGACGGTTCTCAACAGCCCCTACGTCGCCGACCCGATAAAGCTCTTCGATGCGGCACCGATGTGTGACGGAGCCGCGGCCGTTATAATAACCTCGAAGGAGAAAGCAAAGGAGCTCGGCGTTCCGAAGGAGGGGATGGTTGAACTGGCAGGCTTCTGGAGGGCCATAGACACCATCAACCTCGCCAACAGGGAGGACTTCCTCACGCTCAAGGCAGCAAAGGTTGCCGCTGAAAAGGCCTACAAGATGGCCGGCGTTACTGCTAAGGATATCGACTTCTTCGAGGTTCACGACGCCTTCACCGTGATGGCCGCTTTAAGCCTCGAAGCCCTCGGCGTTGCCGAGAAGGGCAAGGGTGCGATGCTAGCGAAAGAGGGCCAGATAGCCATAGACGGCGACTACCCGATACAGACGATGGGCGGACTGAAAGCGAGGGGACACCCCGTCGGAGCCACCGGTGTTTACCAGACGGTCGAAGCGGTTCTCCAGCTCCGCGGCGAGGCGCCAGAGGGAATACAGGTGCCAGACGCCGAGGTCGGCCTGACCCAGAACATAGGTGGTACCGGCTCGAACATAACGGTTAACATCCTTAGGAGGGTCTGA
- a CDS encoding SDH family Clp fold serine proteinase, with translation MDPLSGFFGSLLWWLFFLYLLMWPQLQFRALQAARARIMAQLARKRNSTVIAMIHRQESVGLFGIPVYKFISIEDSEEILRAIRTAPKDKPIDLIVHTPGGLVLAATQIAKALKEHPAETRVIVPHYAMSGGTLIALAADKIIMDPNAVLGPVDPQLGQYPAPSILRAVEKKGPEKVDDQTLILADVAEKAIKQVRDFVYNLLKDKYGEEKAKELAQILTEGRWTHDYPITVDHARELGLHVETDVPEEVYALMELYKQPVKQRGTVEFMPYPVRQESKK, from the coding sequence ATGGACCCCCTTAGCGGATTTTTTGGTTCTCTGCTGTGGTGGCTGTTCTTCCTCTACCTGCTGATGTGGCCCCAGCTTCAGTTCAGGGCACTCCAGGCGGCAAGGGCGAGGATCATGGCCCAGCTCGCCAGAAAGAGGAACTCGACGGTAATAGCCATGATACACAGGCAGGAGAGCGTAGGACTCTTCGGCATACCCGTTTACAAGTTCATAAGCATCGAGGACAGCGAGGAGATCCTCAGGGCAATAAGAACGGCACCGAAGGACAAGCCGATCGATCTGATAGTCCACACACCGGGTGGACTCGTTCTTGCTGCAACCCAGATTGCCAAGGCCCTGAAGGAACACCCCGCAGAGACCCGCGTCATAGTTCCCCACTACGCGATGAGCGGAGGAACCCTGATTGCTTTAGCCGCAGACAAGATAATTATGGATCCCAACGCAGTCCTCGGCCCGGTTGACCCACAGCTCGGCCAGTACCCCGCTCCGAGCATACTCAGGGCGGTTGAAAAGAAGGGCCCGGAGAAGGTCGACGACCAGACGCTTATCCTGGCAGACGTCGCGGAAAAGGCGATAAAGCAGGTTAGAGACTTCGTTTACAACCTCCTTAAGGACAAATACGGCGAGGAGAAGGCCAAGGAACTGGCCCAGATACTCACCGAGGGCAGGTGGACCCACGACTATCCAATAACTGTTGACCACGCCAGGGAACTGGGCCTCCACGTTGAGACAGATGTCCCGGAGGAAGTTTACGCACTCATGGAGCTCTACAAGCAGCCGGTCAAACAGAGGGGCACCGTGGAGTTCATGCCTTACCCCGTAAGGCAGGAGAGCAAAAAATGA
- a CDS encoding Zn-ribbon domain-containing OB-fold protein, producing MGKPMQVARHWRHFEEKYALIGGKCENGHLMFPYREICPVCGSRNVEKHKFSGKGKVVSWTIVRNPPSGFEYYKPYPLALVQLEEGPVVLAQLTDVEPEEIDFGMEVEMVTRKVREFDEDGIILYAYKFRPVLKPQKE from the coding sequence ATGGGGAAGCCGATGCAGGTTGCCCGGCACTGGAGGCACTTTGAGGAGAAATACGCCCTCATAGGTGGCAAGTGCGAGAACGGTCATCTGATGTTCCCGTACAGAGAGATCTGCCCAGTCTGCGGCAGCAGGAACGTGGAGAAGCACAAGTTCAGCGGGAAGGGCAAGGTCGTGAGCTGGACTATAGTGAGAAACCCTCCGAGCGGCTTCGAGTACTACAAGCCCTACCCGCTGGCTCTCGTTCAGCTCGAGGAGGGGCCGGTCGTTCTGGCCCAGCTCACTGACGTCGAACCGGAAGAGATAGACTTCGGCATGGAGGTCGAGATGGTCACGAGGAAGGTCAGGGAGTTCGACGAGGATGGAATAATCCTCTACGCCTACAAGTTCAGGCCGGTTCTCAAGCCGCAAAAAGAGTGA